The sequence below is a genomic window from Setaria italica strain Yugu1 chromosome IV, Setaria_italica_v2.0, whole genome shotgun sequence.
agcaagcatgcatgcacatgggcacggagtccaaatcggcttcattggattgatcggcaaggagaggcaaggatgatataaaggaaaggccagcacgtatggataaaaatgattagaatatacaacatggattctgatgcactttgcatgccatgtgtgggaggcttctagaataattatgcatgccgccgatctgtgcatgtacgggaggttgttttattagaataaaatattttagagatagagttgggttagttagagatagagttttttattagaaaagattgtgtacgtgacttgccttgtgtgTGGTTGTTGCcgattatgtaacgtccgccctataaatataaagggacgtggccattgtaaagaataatcacacgatcaataaacaaaacatatttacctttacctttcggctccacgccattgccctaggagtaggagtaatgtagcttctcgacgagtttcttctagcaagctgggctgcatcgacctcgatctcccgCGAGCTGCAAGGTTCGTCATCAAGTGTTCTAGGCTTTANNNNNNNNNNNNNNNNNNNNNNNNNNNNNNNNNNNNNNNNNNNNNNNNNNNNNNNNNNNNNNNNNNNNNNNNNNNNNNNNNNNNNNNNNNNNNNNNNNNNNNNNNNNNNNNNNNNNNNNNNNNNNNNNNNNNNNNNNNNNNNNNNNNNNNNNNNNNNNNNNNNNNNNNNNNNNNNNNNNNNNNNNNNNNNNNNNNNNNNNNNNNNNNNNNNNNNNNNNNNNNNNNNNNNNNNNNNNNNNNNNNNNNNNNNNNNNNNNNNNNNNNNNNNNNNNNNNNNNNNNNNNNNNNNNNNNNNNNNNNNNNNNNNNNNNNNNNNNNNNNNNNNNNNNNNNNNNNNNNNNNNNNNNNNNNNNNNNNNNNNNNNNNNNNNNNNNNNNNNNNNNNNNNNNNNNNNNNNNNNNNNNNNNNNNNNNNNNNNNNNNNNNNNNNNNNNNNNNNNNNNNNNNNNNNNNNNNNNNNNNNNNNNNNNNNNNNNNNNNNNNNNNNNNNNNNNNNNNNNNNNNNNNNNNNNNNNNNNNNNNNNNNNNNNNNNNNNNNNNNNNNNNNNNNNNNNNNNNNNNNNNNNNNNNNNNNNNNNNNNNNNNNNNNNNNNNNNNNNNNNNNNNNNNNNNNNNNNNNNNNNNNNNNNNNNNNNNNNNNNNNNNNNNNNNNNNNNNNNNNNNNNNNNNNNNNNNNNNNNNNNNNNNNNNNNNNNNNNNNNNNNNNNNNNNNNNNNNNNNNNNNNNNNNNNNNNNNNNNNNNNNNNNNNNNNNNNNNNNNNNNNNNNNNNNNNNNNNNNNNNNNNNNNNNNNNNNNNNNNNNNNNNNNNNNNNNNNNNNNNNNNNNNNNNNNNNNNNNNNNNNNNNNNNNNNNNNNNNNNNNNNNNNNNNNNNNNNNNNNNNNNNNNNNNNNNNNNNNNNNNNNNNNNNNNNNNNNNNNNNNNNNNNNNNNNNNNNNTCGTGCGTCtccttattgataaaaaaatcggccgattgaaaattggatcggccgatcaaaagttgtatcggctgattaaaatatatgtatatatacatcggccgattgaaataaggaaagcatcggctgactggttcaaaagatgcatcggcccgattgaaataaggaaagcatcggctgactggttcaaaagatgcatcggccgattgagataaGGGAAACATCGGATAATTAAATACATCGGCGATTGGgatatataaaaagaaaagggtatcggctaattgaaaaagtgcatcggccgattgagataaGGGAAACATCGGATAATTAAATACATCGGCGATTGGgatatataaaaagaaaagggtatCGGCTAATTGAAAAAGTGCATCTGCCGATTTAGATAAAAAGGGAAGTTGAATCGGCTGCTCAAGCATCGGCTGCCTATTTAATATTCTCCCACAGCTGATGGGAGAGATGGAAGATTTTTCAGCCGATGAATGATTAGGCAGTGAAGGTGAAGTTTTTGCAAGGTACATACCTTTTCAAGGCTCAAAATAATCCTTCGTTGCCTGGACTATCAACGTGTAGACTAGTGGCCAAAGTATTCTCAGGACAGCCCATGGAGTGAATcggctttaaaaaaaaaaaaaaaggctgactTGAATAGCCGATGGAATGGCCGATGCAGAAGTCTCGCCTGACAACCGACGGAAATAGTAATTTACATGCTGATTACGTGATGGCTCTAGAAAAAAGTATCGGCTGATATAAAAGTATGGGCCGCTGACTACAAAGAGTATCGGCTGAAaaaagcatcggccgattagaaaattggatcggccgattgaaagctgtatcagctgattaaaaaaaaaactgcatcggccgattggaaattgcatcagccgattgaaagttgtacggctaattaaaaaaaatgcatcggccaccggccgattgactgcttggcaaaaagcatcagctgattgcttcggccgattgattgcttggccaataaaaaaaatttggctgattggttcaagcaagatagtatcggctgcttataaaatatattggatattaatttcgaagcatgaaatattcatacttcgaaactggggggcctgtgttgacaacaaaagcttgctggttactgcaccaagttttggtgtcaacagactaaattgttgtttctactgctggcaatgccgatggtgttctttatatttgaagaggagtcaacgtggctttggatattgcaatcagacgtcattagctctgaagacaagtatcagacttctataattagtttcggaacatgaagcattcatactccgaaactggggggcctgtgttgacaccggattttgaccaatcctataaattcagagtggctttggatattgcaatcagacgtcattagctctgaagacaagtatcagacttctataattagtttcggaacatgaagcattcatactccgaaactggggggcctgtgttgacaccggattttgaccaatcctataaattcagagtacgaggtaatcggagtcacgtacaacaataagaagcaagcatgcatgcacatgggcacggagtccaaatcggcttcattggattgatcggcaaggagaggcaaggatgatataaaggaaaggccagcacgtatggataaaaatgattagaatatacaacatggattctgatgcactttgcatgccatgtgtgggaggcttctagaataattatgcatgccgccgatctgtgcatgtacgggaggttgttttattagaataaaatattttagagatagagttgggttagttagagatagagttttttattagaaaagattgtgtacgtgacttgccttgtgtgTGGTTGTTGCcgattatgtaacgtccgccctataaatataaagggacgtggccattgtaaagaataatcacacgatcaataaacaaacatatttacctttacctttcggctccacgccattgccctaggagtaggagtaatgtagcttctcgacgagtttcttctagcaagctgggctgcatcgacctcgatctccggcgagctgcaagtttcgtcatcaggtgttctaggctttaaccaccaggcgcatcgctgtggtttcgtctagtttcatctaccagttatcgagtatcttggatctttgacttacggcgcatcgcttctgtctcgatctacggtattcaccagttatcccgccttgattaagcttgcatcggctgatatttatctgttctatcgtcttgctgtttacgacatattaattgttattaattctgtcggaatagacgatagatctattatttttaatagcctgttgcatcttgatcttggccatccttcgagtgttgttgggagtaagttccgttgtgattggatcatcggctggtggggttcagattaacatcctgctaaatatttctagactgcaactaccgggcgcatcgctgtggtttcatctagagatattggtggagagtttagtttagatctcatcggtttgtggctctagctaagGTGGAGCGGCAGCTCAATAGCATCCTATTTTCTATCGGCTGCCTGgccgatggttattgtaaattatattaaatcggcccgatcggccgactccatcgaacttcgagagaattatctccaccttgtcagttgaatggtcaaactgactggcacgcccgcgcacaccatgcgcgccgatttggattctgcactggagttaagcagatctcccaggtcctcatgtggtgatgcagggtccaccaccttcaggattttgcgtcaacacattttggcacgcccggtgggacacggTGCAACACCTTCatgtaaccagcaagcttttgttgtcaacaacTATGaaatatttaatgaagaaattaatggtacttatttgatatcatgaatgtttgtactttattatataaatttggttaaacttgagATGATTTAACTCTTCaaaaaagttagaatgacttataatttggaacggaggtaaCGCTTGGTTAACGGACTAAGCTGCGCTAAATCTCTTCCCTTTCtaacaaagatttttttttctagaaaagaTGCTGCCTTTAGCGTCACTGTCGTCTCTCTGAAACTAGGAAAGCCGCTGAAAGGAGCTTCCTTTCAAGGTTCTGTGGACTGTGGTTCACCAAGTCACCTACGCTAGGCAAGTCGTTTCATTCAGTTTCCACTTTCCAGTGACAACGTCCTCCTCCACTGCACGCCGGGCCTCCGGTTGCACCGTATCAGACAGAATCATGGCGCGTTCAACAGATGGGAATACGTACAAGTTAGTGCTGACGATCTAGTGCTGACGACGGAAGAAAATTGGGTGCGGCGCGGATGCAAAGCGCATCCGGTGCACACCCAACCCGCGGGGCCGACACGTGGAGCGTGAATAAATCCGACGGACCGACGGAAGGCAAAGCGTGTCTGGGAAGGCAGGCGTCCAGCGGCTCGTCGCGCTCGGCTCGGCTCTGGGAACCGCGTAATCGTTCGCTCGTTAACCTTCCCGTTGCTATCAATCACCCAACCACGGGCCTCTATCCTTCTCAAAACGTTGAATCCTAGCAGGTTAACGGCCCCTCCGCCTCAAGAACCTCCTAGGCCGACCACCATGCTCACTGAagctctcgccgccgccttcgccgacCTGTGGGCGGCGATCACCGCCATCCAGCTCTACTACTCCATCAACCTGCAGCCGGGCGCGGGTGCTACGACAACGGCAACATCCGCCGATCAAACCGCGGCGTCCGTCGGCGACTTCCAGATCTTCCTGACGCTGGTCGCGGCGGGGGGCCTCTACGCCGCGGTGGCGCTCGTTTACCGCAGCCTTCATCAAGCCGAagccgcgggcgcgggcggcggcgaccggcgcccGTCGGACCTCGTGGCCTTCATCTTCGCAGCGGCTGGCGTCCTCGAGTACTTCCTGTTCGTCGATGATGTCGGCGCGCTCGGTCTCGCTGCTGCCCGTGTCCTTCCTGCAGCGTCGATTGGGACCTTCTTTCTGGGGATGGTGCTGATAATCCTCGTGCAcatccgcgccggcggcgagggaggatGCGGTGCCGTCGTGGGAGACGGGCCGATCCAGGCGCCCGTGTGGATCATCACCAAGATGGCGTTCGCCGCGGCGGCAGGACTCGTCGCCTTGATGGCGATTGCGTTGTGCCCCAAGTAAGCTCCCTCAAATTCTCCCTGAAGTCGCCCCCTTCTCCTATATAATATCGCCGGTGCCCTGCGGCCTTGTTGTTGTTGCGGCGTCCCCTCCTCGTGACCTCGTCGGCACCGAACCTCCGAACCTGCGCGACACCTCCCACGGCtgacggcgcgcgcggcgcgcagCAGCACCAAGCTCGCCGCCGAGCTGGCGCCTGTGCCCGCGGCCACTCGCCGGTTCGCCGCAACCTCATCTGCCATTTTCGACTCGGATCGTCCGCCTCTAACCTTTCCGACGGCTAGCCTCCTTCTTCTGCACCCCGCTCACCACTGTCCGCCACATCCGGCAGCTGACACCTGACAGCATGTGCCCCATGTCGCCGCCGCGCTGTACCTGCGGCTACCCGGCCTACCGCATCCCTGGCTGCCCTTGCTGCCTTGTTGCGGTGGCGGCGCCTCCTCATCCACCCGCTAGGACCTCTCCGGCTGTCGTATCTCCTTCCGCACGCCGGCCATATATGCACTGCGGCTGTCGGCGGCGCGACCCCAAGCTCACTCGCCCGCCCGCGGCGCCTCAATTGATGTGGGAGAGGAGAGCCCATCTCGAGGCTCGAGTTTGAGTTGAACGAGGTTTGCGATGGTGTCTTGGACGGCAGTCGGCAGAGCCGACGCGCGTAGTGCGAGACCTTTGATTGATAGCCGTATGTTAGCAATCGGCCAGTCACAGGACCTTTTAGGATGCGCCATTATGTTATGCAAACGCAATTGTCTTTACAGTTGACCTATTACATTGTCGCAATAATGTTCAATTATTAGTTGATTGCATACAGATGATAAAACTGGACAATCTTGTGTACTGCAGATACTAAAGCAAGCTGGAAGATGTACTGGTTGGGTTTGGGTATTATCAAAGATGCATCCCGGGTGCCGGCATTGTCGTCTACGGAGCTGTGTGTTAACTACTTTACATCGCTACAATACATTTTGTTGTGTGTATGTTATATTATGAATGTACTGAATATTTTTATGCTGCTTGCTTGTGACTACGGAAGTAGAGTCAGGGATGATACTTTGAGCTTATATATGTGGCTTTTATGACTGGAATTTGTCTATGATTTTATCACCATTTCGAACTATCGGATATGTGAATGTGTGCTTGGTTAATgtgatgcaatttttttttggcataaTTTGATGCAAGTTTCTGTCTGGTGCATGTGCCTTTGCTGATTTACTAATAACCTGACTACCTGAGGTGCTTGTATTGGTGTTCTGGTATATGCAAATGTCCAAATGTCTAGTTGCCTTCTGGGATGGATCTATAGCTTTCCATTTACAGGATGAGACTTGGAGCTATTCCCTGAACTTGAAAAGTGGCGCAATAAGGCAAATAGGAGCTGATGCAGGTTATCGCTTTCTGCATTCACATGCTTCATTATGTTTCTCTTTTGTGTGGTTCCAGTTTGCACTGAATTTTGAGGGCTTTCTGGGAGTATCTTAGGTATAGTTTGTTCGGTACCTGCAGTTTCTCCTTCTTTTTATATCCTTCtgtaagattttttttcccagCTCGCTGGTTCCCACAAATTCCTTTTGCTCTACACTATTTGAATAAATGCTGATAATTTGCCTAATGGGTTATTACTATTTTCCCTATTGTAAGCAGGTAGCAATTGAGGCCTAAGCATATTCATTTGGATCCATCTTGTTCATATCACATCCTGGAGACACGGCATGATGATCTATAAGTTTTGCCTTGAAACTTATCTACCGTAAGACTGCGATTGACCACTTATAAGGAGTTAATTACTTGAGGTGTGACAAAATGTGGATATTGTGGCTATGAAGTAAACATGACCTAGATGCATTTGGTGTTATATTTGCTGGCTATCGATCCCTGTAGCTCTACTCCAATCTTGCAGTGGCTAGTTCTTGTTGATTACACCATTTTGTGATATTTGTGATAGCCATGGATTTTAGGTTTATAATGATCATATGACCATGATTAACCCCATAGGCTTCTTTGGAGACATTCGTGGCTTGTCACATCTGCTTTCAACATTGCTtgctactcccttcgtcccaaattactattcgttttgacttttctagatacataacttttgctatgtatctagacgtaatatatatctaggtgtatggcaaaaactatgtatctaaacaaactaaaacgaatagtaatttgggacggagggagtacattgcAATCTAACTGTAGATAGTTCTTGTTCATTATCCTATTTAGTGCGATTGGCTATAATAGCTATTGTATTGTGAGGTTATACACACTCTCCTAGTTTTGTCGATGTCATGTTCATCTATCCGCACCAAGGTATTGTGGATTGTTTCCCAAACAGTGCCTTGTCTCATGAGGTTCTAGGATAGCTAAAGTTGCGAGCTTACACTGGTGAGGCAAACATTCGATCCATCAGAAGAGAGACGAGAGTAGTGGAGGGGATCAAGGATGCTGCTCCAACATTAATTTGGTGCGTGTGTGGATAACGAGCCAATCCAACTTTTTCTCCAGCTTTTTCTTGAAAATTGATTTACTCTTATTTATACCTCTTGTATCGTTTGAGACCCAACTTCAAACCAATGCTGATGAGTTGAGCCTTAATTGTCTTCCATTGAAAATTAGCTAATTTTGATTTTTAAAAGAAGTATAATAGAGCAATTTTGCACGAGCCATGCATCAAGCCAGCTCCATGAGTTTTTTTATCAGGCCATGGTGGACTGATGGACTCGATGCCATAATATTCGAAATTGACCACGAGGACTGTAGTTTGATGCTTCTTTTTTCATGTGAACTGCAGAAATTTTGTGAGATTCTGCGGGAGCATCCTCATCAAACAAAGGTTGCGCCTCTGTGGGTTCGATGCAGGTAGATACGCCTTTTGTTTTCCTTCGAGGCCAGATACACGCGATATGATTGGCGATGCCACCAGAAGTTCTATGGTACTGCTAAACTAAGAGATCAGGACAGGACGAAAAATTAGTGACACacggttgcaaattgcaactgcGATCGTGCCGAACATGGGTGATTGAACAGTTGCAAGTGATAACTGATAGCGAGAGCCTACAAAAGTACAAATCATCATGGGAGGTACGGACTCGATTCCGTCAGAATGACACCAGCAGTGATTGGTGACAGTTTAAGTACGACCGGATTAGCACCAGGCGTGACTTGGCTGTCACTGTCAGTCGTCGAGCGCGCTGCGCGGCAGTTCCTTAACCTCTCCAAGAGACGGTTCCATCAAAATTTATCCGCGTCGTGTGCATGCGAAAGCAACCGCCCGTCTCGTCAAGTATATTTTACTCTCTCCGCCTTACTTTTCCGCCGTAGATAGGGACAGACATACCTGAATAGACATTTGAAGAACTGCCGATGACAATTGACAAGGGGACCTTTTTTTTGGAACTTTCGAAAGCGTTCCGACCTATAGAAAGCCTAACAACATGAACACCCTACCGCCTAATCAGAAAACCGAACAGAAGAAAGCTGAAAATTGCGGAACAGAAATCGATGCGGACGCAACGATAGAGGGCGTGTGTTCGCTCCTCCACCTGCGAAAGG
It includes:
- the LOC101757687 gene encoding uncharacterized protein LOC101757687 yields the protein MLTEALAAAFADLWAAITAIQLYYSINLQPGAGATTTATSADQTAASVGDFQIFLTLVAAGGLYAAVALVYRSLHQAEAAGAGGGDRRPSDLVAFIFAAAGVLEYFLFVDDVGALGLAAARVLPAASIGTFFLGMVLIILVHIRAGGEGGCGAVVGDGPIQAPVWIITKMAFAAAAGLVALMAIALCPKY